In the genome of Pseudomonas putida, one region contains:
- a CDS encoding RnfABCDGE type electron transport complex subunit D, which translates to MSAPDPRLQSTMGQVLLACVPGLLGLLWLHGWGVLFNLLFCASTALACEALLLGLRGHPPQPALADGSALVTAVLLAAALPPHAPWWLPVIATSVAIGIGKQAFGGVGRNLFNPAMVGYAFVLLSFPLQMNQWPGQSPGLMESLHGLWARSGQIDAWATPTVLDGLRHNRSLTLDELFAQHPGFGAVGGRGSEWVNAGFLVGGLFLLQRKIISWHAPAGLLAGLFLFSLLCWNGSGSDSNGSPLLHLFSGSTMLAAFFIATEPVSGPKSAQARLLFGFGTGLLIYLIRTWGSYPDGTAFAILLMNLAVPGLERYAARRTQAAP; encoded by the coding sequence ATGTCCGCGCCTGATCCACGCTTGCAAAGCACCATGGGCCAGGTGCTGCTGGCTTGTGTGCCTGGCCTGCTGGGATTGCTTTGGCTGCACGGCTGGGGGGTATTGTTCAACTTGCTGTTCTGCGCAAGTACCGCGCTGGCCTGCGAAGCGCTGCTCCTGGGCCTACGCGGCCATCCTCCACAACCGGCGCTGGCCGATGGCAGCGCCTTGGTGACCGCCGTGCTACTGGCCGCCGCACTCCCCCCCCATGCCCCCTGGTGGTTGCCGGTCATCGCCACGAGCGTCGCCATCGGCATCGGCAAACAGGCTTTTGGCGGCGTCGGCCGCAACCTCTTCAACCCCGCGATGGTCGGTTATGCCTTCGTGCTCCTGAGCTTCCCGTTGCAGATGAACCAATGGCCGGGCCAATCGCCTGGGCTCATGGAAAGCCTACACGGACTTTGGGCCCGCAGCGGACAAATCGACGCTTGGGCTACCCCGACGGTACTCGATGGCCTGCGCCACAATCGAAGCCTGACCCTCGACGAACTGTTCGCCCAGCACCCAGGGTTCGGCGCGGTCGGGGGGCGAGGCAGTGAATGGGTGAATGCTGGGTTCCTAGTGGGCGGGCTATTCCTGCTTCAGCGCAAGATCATCAGCTGGCACGCGCCGGCCGGCTTGCTCGCCGGCTTGTTCCTGTTCAGTCTGCTGTGCTGGAACGGTTCGGGCTCCGACTCCAATGGCTCGCCCCTGCTGCATTTGTTTTCCGGCTCGACCATGCTGGCCGCGTTCTTCATCGCCACTGAGCCTGTGTCCGGCCCCAAGAGTGCTCAGGCCCGGCTGCTGTTCGGTTTCGGCACGGGCTTGCTCATCTATCTGATCCGAACCTGGGGGAGCTACCCCGACGGAACGGCGTTCGCCATCTTGCTGATGAACCTTGCCGTGCCGGGTCTGGAGCGATACGCCGCACGCCGCACGCAGGCCGCGCCATGA
- a CDS encoding RnfABCDGE type electron transport complex subunit G produces the protein MNRTARAVLLVTVVGALSLAVTLIWRHWTLSPILQAEQQLQTRQWLSVLPDSSYDNQPLQAPLALRDARLPHSELLAGYRATLGGRPSAILLRSQVQGYAGPIVLAIAITPDGRLLGIQVLEQQESPGLGARLIDPGVNWLAQFAGHTPTSRWALKRDQGDFDQLAGATVTSRAVIDALQDALRYFDTHRTALLEARDHD, from the coding sequence ATGAACCGCACAGCGCGTGCTGTTCTGTTGGTGACCGTCGTTGGCGCACTGTCACTGGCCGTGACACTGATCTGGCGACACTGGACGCTCTCGCCGATCCTGCAAGCCGAGCAACAACTGCAAACCCGTCAATGGCTTTCAGTGCTTCCTGACAGCAGCTACGACAACCAGCCCCTGCAAGCGCCCCTGGCCCTGCGCGATGCCCGCCTGCCCCATAGCGAATTGCTCGCCGGCTACCGTGCCACACTGGGAGGAAGGCCGAGCGCCATCTTGCTGCGCAGTCAGGTTCAGGGCTATGCCGGCCCGATAGTCCTGGCGATCGCAATCACTCCCGATGGGCGCCTGCTGGGCATCCAGGTACTCGAACAACAGGAAAGCCCAGGTCTGGGGGCCCGCTTGATCGACCCTGGTGTGAACTGGTTGGCGCAATTTGCGGGTCACACCCCGACCAGCAGATGGGCGCTGAAGCGCGATCAAGGGGATTTCGACCAACTGGCGGGTGCCACCGTCACCTCACGAGCAGTGATCGACGCATTGCAGGACGCCTTGCGCTATTTCGACACACATCGCACTGCCCTGCTGGAGGCGCGTGATCATGACTAG